In Paenibacillus sp. BIC5C1, a genomic segment contains:
- a CDS encoding L-lactate dehydrogenase, whose protein sequence is MRNKINRVAVVGTGAVGCSYAYAMLNQGVAEELLLIDINEKRAEGEAMDLSHGIPFAPTPTKITNGHYSDCTNMDIVVITAGLPQKPGETRMELIGKNKAVMQHIVSEVMASGFNGLLLIASNPVDVLTHVAWKASGLDKSRVIGSGTTLDSARFRYLLGEYFEVDPRNVHAVIIGEHGDSELPVWSQVDIGVDPLERYLRRRNNPEDKQALQDIFEGVRDAAYEVIDRKGATFYAIGMSLTRITKAILNHENSILPLSVYLEEEDVFAGLPSIVNRGGIQQILMPELSEQEKGWLKQSIQTLKEITHGMELKTNQ, encoded by the coding sequence ATTCGAAACAAAATTAATCGTGTTGCCGTTGTTGGCACAGGTGCAGTAGGTTGCTCTTATGCATATGCCATGCTAAACCAAGGGGTTGCCGAGGAATTGCTATTAATTGATATTAATGAGAAGAGGGCAGAGGGTGAGGCGATGGACTTATCCCACGGCATACCGTTTGCACCTACGCCAACCAAGATCACGAATGGTCATTATTCAGACTGTACGAATATGGATATTGTTGTTATTACTGCCGGGCTTCCGCAGAAGCCTGGAGAAACACGAATGGAATTAATCGGAAAAAATAAAGCCGTTATGCAACATATTGTGTCAGAGGTTATGGCCAGTGGTTTTAACGGTCTGCTTCTGATTGCATCAAACCCCGTTGATGTATTGACACATGTAGCCTGGAAAGCATCGGGGTTGGATAAATCTCGCGTTATTGGCTCTGGCACAACTTTGGATAGTGCACGATTCCGTTATTTGTTAGGAGAATATTTCGAGGTTGACCCCCGGAACGTGCACGCAGTAATTATAGGGGAGCATGGCGATAGCGAATTACCCGTATGGTCGCAGGTGGATATTGGTGTGGATCCATTGGAGAGGTATCTGAGACGACGCAACAATCCAGAGGACAAACAGGCATTACAGGACATATTCGAGGGCGTACGGGATGCTGCATACGAAGTGATCGACCGCAAAGGAGCGACCTTTTATGCAATTGGCATGTCATTGACTCGAATAACCAAAGCCATATTGAATCATGAGAACAGCATCCTGCCACTGTCTGTGTACCTGGAGGAAGAGGATGTGTTTGCTGGCCTTCCTTCCATTGTGAACCGTGGAGGCATACAACAGATCTTAATGCCCGAGTTGTCAGAGCAGGAGAAGGGCTGGTTGAAACAATCCATTCAAACTTTAAAAGAAATCACACATGGCATGGAATTGAAAACTAACCAATAA
- a CDS encoding endospore germination permease, whose product MKNAAKADHIQFTILTTLFTVGTAILITPSSLAQALNQDAWLVPFFSVIPAVIFLGVYKWLFNNQPNKTIVEMMQEILGSWFGKCISLLFIITAFLAAAMVLYDVSRFIKTVFMPETSVIFINSLFTLLLVYGLMSGFNTLVRMVQIMFPFCVLLFVLMVIALTPEIKLQNIEPIFEAPLYKYTYSTLALASVVYFPLIFFLMLQPNELQNPKNSFKSFVVGILIGSLINASIILLNILVVGSNVTSIQEYPAYHLAQKIEIGGFITRVEVVIALIWLLTSFVKLFVYFHSAFLGFTQILNIKHKRSFVIPLAFLLIVISVDIFPNSIYENKFNATVWIGWITTFAIGLPVLLIVVSILKRWIKGN is encoded by the coding sequence ATGAAAAATGCCGCAAAAGCAGACCATATTCAATTTACGATTCTAACAACTTTATTTACAGTGGGCACTGCAATCCTCATAACCCCGAGCAGTTTGGCACAAGCTCTAAATCAGGACGCATGGTTGGTTCCCTTTTTTTCCGTTATACCGGCAGTCATCTTCTTGGGTGTGTATAAGTGGCTTTTTAATAATCAACCTAACAAAACTATAGTAGAAATGATGCAGGAGATCCTGGGTTCATGGTTTGGGAAGTGTATATCTTTATTATTTATCATTACGGCATTCCTGGCGGCTGCAATGGTACTTTATGATGTAAGCAGGTTTATCAAGACTGTTTTTATGCCGGAGACTTCGGTAATATTTATTAATTCACTGTTCACTTTATTGCTGGTTTACGGATTAATGTCTGGATTTAACACACTGGTCAGAATGGTACAGATTATGTTTCCATTTTGTGTTCTTCTGTTTGTCCTGATGGTTATTGCCCTAACTCCAGAAATCAAGCTTCAAAATATTGAACCGATATTTGAAGCTCCATTATATAAATATACGTATTCGACCCTCGCTCTAGCCAGTGTAGTGTATTTTCCTCTTATTTTCTTTCTCATGCTTCAACCCAATGAGCTCCAGAATCCCAAAAATAGTTTTAAATCTTTTGTTGTCGGAATCCTCATTGGCTCTTTGATCAATGCATCCATTATTTTATTGAATATTTTGGTTGTAGGATCAAACGTTACGTCCATTCAAGAATATCCGGCGTACCATTTAGCTCAAAAAATTGAAATTGGTGGATTTATAACCCGGGTGGAAGTTGTGATTGCATTAATTTGGTTGTTAACCTCATTTGTTAAATTATTTGTATATTTCCATTCCGCCTTCCTCGGTTTTACACAAATCTTGAACATAAAACACAAAAGATCCTTTGTTATCCCTTTGGCTTTTTTGTTGATTGTGATCTCTGTAGACATTTTCCCCAACTCTATTTACGAGAATAAGTTTAATGCGACGGTTTGGATCGGCTGGATAACCACATTTGCTATCGGTCTGCCTGTTTTGCTGATTGTCGTTAGTATATTGAAACGATGGATTAAGGGGAATTAA
- a CDS encoding lactate permease LctP family transporter → MGAFEQIYNPVGNIWLSAIVAAIPIMFFIVALTMFKMRAFIAGVFAALLALVLAVLVYGLPLIKGIWSAIFGVLAGIWPVAAIVVFAILLYKLTVKTGQFEIIKDSITDVTSDKRLQVLLIAYCFGAFLEGVAGFGAPVAITSIMLIGLGFNPVKAAAICLVANIAGGAYGAMGIPVTVPAELTGVDSLDVAIKTAMIVPVISFIIPFILVFLADGVRGVRQTLVPTAICAGAFAVTQFVILITLGAVLVDIISAIVAMLSLAFYSKPKFRKSLKVIGKAWAPYYILTALVIIFSRIEFGVIKVPIPTLHNGIVRSPPVVSEASPYAAIFKFDVLTSTATAILIAGLLTIWLFRVDGQTVKAAFQETIKELKAPILTICAVLAFAYISNYSGMSSTLGIAFASTNTLFPLFSPVLGWLGVFLTGSVVNSGSLFAPLQVVTAGQIGIDATALVAANVIGGDIAKMISPQSVAVAVAAVGLTGKEGQIFKSTIGISIAFLVIVCVVNYIVYGVLG, encoded by the coding sequence ATGGGCGCTTTTGAGCAAATATACAATCCGGTAGGGAACATTTGGCTGTCTGCAATTGTGGCTGCCATCCCGATCATGTTTTTCATTGTCGCACTGACCATGTTCAAAATGAGGGCCTTTATTGCAGGAGTGTTTGCTGCACTTCTTGCTTTAGTTCTGGCCGTGCTCGTATATGGGTTACCACTGATTAAGGGGATTTGGTCCGCCATTTTCGGTGTATTGGCGGGCATCTGGCCGGTTGCGGCCATTGTGGTATTTGCCATACTGCTGTATAAGTTAACCGTCAAAACAGGACAATTCGAGATTATCAAGGACAGCATCACCGATGTTACGAGTGACAAACGGCTGCAAGTGCTTTTGATAGCGTATTGCTTTGGCGCATTTTTGGAGGGGGTGGCCGGCTTTGGTGCTCCTGTTGCAATTACGTCAATCATGCTGATTGGGTTAGGGTTTAATCCGGTTAAAGCTGCAGCCATTTGCCTGGTGGCAAATATCGCTGGTGGTGCCTATGGCGCAATGGGTATCCCCGTAACGGTTCCCGCGGAGTTAACCGGTGTTGACTCCCTTGATGTTGCCATCAAAACGGCAATGATTGTGCCCGTTATTAGCTTCATCATCCCGTTCATATTGGTATTTTTGGCTGATGGTGTTCGGGGTGTTCGACAGACGCTGGTGCCAACTGCGATCTGTGCGGGAGCGTTTGCGGTAACTCAATTTGTAATATTAATTACGCTGGGTGCAGTGCTGGTTGATATCATATCCGCCATCGTTGCTATGTTGTCGCTCGCGTTTTACTCCAAGCCCAAATTCAGGAAATCTCTTAAGGTGATTGGCAAAGCATGGGCACCATATTACATATTGACCGCTCTTGTTATCATTTTCTCAAGAATCGAGTTCGGAGTAATAAAGGTGCCGATCCCCACGCTGCATAATGGAATTGTCAGATCACCACCGGTTGTATCGGAGGCATCTCCTTATGCGGCTATTTTTAAATTTGACGTATTAACATCAACGGCCACAGCCATACTTATAGCGGGACTGTTGACAATCTGGCTTTTTCGAGTGGATGGACAGACCGTAAAAGCGGCATTTCAGGAAACCATTAAGGAATTAAAGGCTCCCATCCTTACTATTTGTGCCGTCCTGGCTTTTGCCTACATCTCAAACTACTCCGGAATGTCCTCTACACTGGGCATCGCGTTTGCTTCCACCAATACGCTGTTCCCATTGTTCTCTCCTGTTTTGGGCTGGCTGGGTGTTTTTCTAACCGGTTCAGTCGTTAATAGTGGTTCCTTGTTTGCGCCGTTGCAAGTCGTCACAGCAGGACAGATCGGCATAGATGCAACGGCGCTGGTTGCGGCTAATGTGATTGGTGGGGATATCGCGAAGATGATTAGCCCGCAATCCGTTGCAGTAGCGGTTGCAGCCGTAGGGCTCACAGGAAAAGAGGGTCAGATATTTAAAAGTACTATTGGCATCAGCATTGCATTTCTGGTCATTGTTTGTGTAGTTAACTATATCGTTTATGGGGTGTTAGGGTGA
- a CDS encoding DUF5605 domain-containing protein: MDVNRIFWWCVRVTHLFFQPPQAAGYPARIDWLSKGGILSRASSERLAFLQRIVEESPGGALEPGIRYNAEVIDTWKMTIHELPDVYEGDFRLSLPGRKYMAVRLSKVTSH, translated from the coding sequence ATGGATGTTAACCGGATTTTTTGGTGGTGTGTACGTGTGACACATTTGTTTTTTCAACCGCCTCAGGCTGCTGGGTATCCCGCAAGGATTGATTGGTTGTCCAAGGGGGGAATCTTGTCCCGAGCGAGTTCTGAAAGACTAGCCTTTCTCCAACGTATTGTGGAAGAGAGCCCTGGAGGAGCTCTTGAGCCCGGAATCCGTTACAACGCTGAGGTGATTGACACGTGGAAGATGACCATCCATGAACTCCCCGATGTGTATGAAGGGGACTTCAGGCTTTCGCTGCCTGGCAGGAAATATATGGCGGTTAGGCTGTCTAAGGTGACCTCACATTAG